A single window of Nocardioides baekrokdamisoli DNA harbors:
- a CDS encoding DUF4245 family protein, whose translation MSDQEPTSVQPGMVGARRYPRTFNGLIGSLVVLVVAVGGCAVLQNVNHSTVSNAACSAVPDWQTTLTQAQGAGVLLDYPGSLPAGWMVTNAAWDNDAVNGQPRWRIGTHNSDCSQFAGLIEEQAPARTLISAVVGSGEVTRTLAGTGRMTIVAHATSQAALDQFVASLTRAKLKG comes from the coding sequence GTGAGTGATCAGGAACCGACCAGCGTCCAGCCCGGGATGGTCGGCGCGAGGCGTTACCCGCGTACGTTCAACGGCTTGATCGGTTCGCTGGTGGTCCTCGTCGTCGCGGTCGGCGGATGTGCCGTCCTGCAGAACGTCAACCACAGCACCGTGTCGAACGCCGCGTGTTCGGCGGTCCCGGATTGGCAGACCACGCTCACCCAGGCCCAGGGGGCGGGCGTACTGCTGGACTACCCCGGGTCGTTGCCGGCCGGATGGATGGTCACCAACGCCGCCTGGGACAACGACGCGGTCAACGGCCAGCCCCGCTGGCGGATCGGTACGCACAACTCCGACTGCAGCCAGTTCGCCGGTCTGATCGAGGAGCAGGCTCCGGCCAGGACGCTGATCTCGGCCGTGGTGGGTTCCGGCGAGGTCACCAGGACCCTCGCCGGGACGGGCCGGATGACGATCGTCGCCCACGCCACCAGTCAGGCGGCGCTGGATCAGTTCGTCGCGTCGTTGACCAGGGCGAAACTCAAGGGTTAG
- a CDS encoding TOBE domain-containing protein produces MPSVPAYRISEAAELLGVSDDTVRRWIDSGRLPTVGGDGPTEVPGAALAAFALELAELPDGERRTHSSARNQLRGLVTRVVIDTVMAQVELVCGPYRVVSLMSAEAATELGLQPGVTAIASIKSTNVVIETP; encoded by the coding sequence ATGCCTAGTGTGCCCGCCTACCGGATCAGCGAAGCCGCCGAACTTCTCGGCGTCAGCGACGACACTGTCCGACGCTGGATCGACTCCGGGAGGCTGCCGACTGTCGGCGGTGACGGCCCCACCGAGGTCCCCGGCGCGGCGCTCGCCGCCTTCGCCCTGGAGCTGGCCGAGCTGCCCGATGGCGAGCGGCGTACGCACTCCAGCGCTCGCAACCAGCTCCGCGGACTCGTCACCCGCGTCGTCATCGACACCGTGATGGCCCAGGTAGAGCTCGTCTGCGGTCCGTACCGGGTGGTCTCGCTGATGAGCGCCGAAGCCGCCACCGAACTCGGCCTCCAACCCGGAGTGACGGCCATCGCCAGCATCAAGTCCACCAACGTCGTCATCGAGACACCATGA
- the modA gene encoding molybdate ABC transporter substrate-binding protein: MKRTLVKKIALSLALAAAAGSTLTACGSSSSAGEKTLTVFAASSLKGTFTSLAATFEASHPGVKVVFDFDGSAALVTQIKAGAPADVFASAATKNMTALGATAVSPKDFATNVLEIAAPSGNPAHVTDLSDLARSGLKLVVCDPAVPCGAAAATLATKNHLTLSPVSKEQSVAGVLSKVETGQADAGLVYVTDVKSAGSKVVGIAIPKADNVTSTYPIAVLSSAAQTTLAQQWVAFVLSSEGQKVLHDAGFGAA, translated from the coding sequence ATGAAAAGGACCCTCGTGAAGAAGATCGCCCTGTCCCTCGCCCTCGCGGCCGCCGCCGGTTCGACGTTGACGGCCTGTGGTTCGTCCTCCTCTGCCGGCGAGAAGACCCTGACGGTCTTCGCGGCCTCCTCACTCAAGGGGACCTTCACCTCGCTGGCCGCGACCTTCGAGGCCTCGCACCCGGGCGTCAAGGTCGTCTTCGACTTCGACGGCTCCGCGGCGCTCGTCACGCAAATCAAGGCTGGTGCGCCCGCCGATGTGTTCGCCAGCGCCGCCACCAAGAACATGACCGCGCTCGGCGCCACGGCAGTGTCGCCGAAGGACTTCGCCACCAACGTCCTCGAGATCGCCGCCCCGAGCGGCAACCCGGCCCACGTGACCGACCTCTCGGACCTGGCGCGCTCGGGTCTCAAGCTCGTCGTCTGTGACCCCGCCGTCCCGTGCGGAGCAGCGGCGGCCACCCTCGCGACGAAGAACCACCTCACCCTCTCCCCGGTCAGCAAGGAGCAGTCGGTGGCCGGGGTGCTGTCCAAGGTCGAGACCGGACAGGCCGACGCCGGCCTGGTCTACGTGACCGATGTGAAGAGCGCCGGGAGCAAGGTCGTCGGGATCGCCATACCGAAGGCCGACAATGTGACGAGCACGTACCCGATCGCCGTCCTCAGCAGCGCAGCTCAGACCACGCTGGCCCAGCAGTGGGTGGCCTTCGTCCTGAGCAGCGAGGGTCAGAAGGTGCTGCATGATGCAGGGTTCGGCGCTGCCTGA
- a CDS encoding ABC transporter permease, which translates to MMQGSALPEPRRSGLPRWLWLPAAVGAAFIAVPVGAMVEQVDWRHFGSLISTESSRDALRLSLETSAMSTLLCVVIGTPMALVLARTRFPGQRVVRAVVLLPLVLPPVVGGLALLEAFGRRGLLGHTMDVLGIDIAFSTTAVVIAQTFVALPFLVISLEGALRTFGTRYDDVAATLGAAPTTVMRRVTLPLVGPAMTAGIVLCFARALGEFGATITFAGSLQGRTATIPVQIYLSFIDDSPQATALGVVLIGVAVVVIAVAGRRITGGTP; encoded by the coding sequence ATGATGCAGGGTTCGGCGCTGCCTGAGCCGCGAAGGTCCGGTCTTCCGCGCTGGCTGTGGCTCCCCGCGGCCGTCGGTGCGGCGTTCATCGCGGTCCCGGTCGGGGCGATGGTCGAGCAGGTCGACTGGCGTCATTTCGGCTCGCTGATCTCGACGGAGTCGAGTCGTGACGCACTGCGGTTGAGCCTGGAGACATCGGCCATGAGCACGCTGCTCTGCGTCGTGATCGGCACACCGATGGCGCTCGTCCTGGCGCGCACCCGGTTCCCCGGCCAGCGCGTGGTGCGGGCAGTCGTCCTGCTCCCGCTGGTGCTGCCGCCGGTCGTCGGCGGCCTCGCGCTCCTGGAGGCCTTCGGCCGTCGGGGGTTGCTGGGGCACACCATGGACGTGCTCGGGATCGACATCGCCTTCAGCACCACCGCGGTGGTGATCGCCCAGACGTTCGTGGCGCTGCCGTTCCTGGTGATCAGTCTGGAGGGGGCTTTGCGTACCTTCGGGACCCGCTACGACGACGTCGCGGCCACGCTGGGAGCTGCACCGACGACCGTGATGCGGCGGGTCACGCTGCCGCTGGTAGGCCCAGCGATGACCGCCGGGATCGTTCTGTGTTTCGCCCGCGCCCTGGGTGAGTTCGGCGCCACGATCACCTTTGCCGGGTCTCTCCAGGGACGTACGGCGACGATCCCGGTGCAGATCTACCTCTCCTTCATCGACGACTCGCCGCAGGCGACCGCGCTGGGGGTGGTCCTCATCGGCGTCGCGGTGGTGGTCATCGCCGTGGCTGGACGCAGGATCACCGGCGGCACGCCATGA
- a CDS encoding ABC transporter ATP-binding protein, which translates to MTLDVRAIVPDRGLDIAFTVGDGETVALMGPNGAGKSTVLSIIAGLIRPTSSHVHIDDRNLDREPPHRRGVALLSQDPLLFPHLSAADNVAFAPRAAGNRRRTARRIGADHLDRLGMSAYASRRPRELSGGQAQRVAIARALAADPRVVLLDEPFAAIDAESRPHLRHDLRKVLAGRTAIVVTHDVLDALALATRVIVLEAGRIVEDGPTAEVLGRPRSAFAAGLAGFNIVPGTWTGTSVATAAGELYGTPTEDLTPDSPAVVLTRPGAVSVFLEPAHGSMRNHLTGPIRVLEPLGDRVRVRIDASGIPYAADITPAAAAELALRVGAVVTLSVKATETMVLAEATPRASAPTTGL; encoded by the coding sequence ATGACGTTGGACGTACGTGCCATCGTTCCGGACCGCGGTCTGGACATCGCCTTCACTGTCGGCGACGGCGAAACCGTCGCCCTGATGGGACCGAACGGGGCAGGTAAGTCGACCGTGCTCTCGATCATCGCCGGCCTCATCCGCCCGACGTCGAGCCACGTCCACATCGACGATCGCAACCTCGACCGCGAACCGCCCCACCGCCGCGGGGTCGCGCTGCTGTCCCAGGACCCCTTGCTGTTCCCGCACCTGAGCGCGGCCGACAACGTCGCATTCGCGCCTCGGGCGGCCGGGAACCGACGACGTACGGCACGAAGGATCGGCGCCGACCACCTCGACCGGCTCGGGATGAGTGCGTACGCCTCCCGGCGACCGCGTGAACTGTCGGGAGGTCAGGCCCAACGCGTCGCCATCGCCCGGGCGCTCGCGGCCGATCCCCGCGTTGTTCTCCTCGATGAACCATTCGCTGCGATCGACGCGGAGAGCCGCCCGCACCTGCGCCACGACCTTCGCAAGGTACTGGCCGGCCGGACAGCGATCGTGGTCACCCACGACGTACTCGACGCACTCGCCCTGGCCACCCGGGTGATCGTGCTCGAGGCTGGTCGGATCGTGGAGGACGGACCGACTGCCGAGGTGCTGGGTCGCCCGCGGTCTGCCTTCGCGGCCGGCCTCGCCGGCTTCAACATCGTCCCGGGGACCTGGACCGGGACGTCCGTGGCCACCGCCGCCGGCGAGCTCTACGGAACGCCGACCGAAGACCTGACTCCGGACTCACCGGCAGTGGTGCTGACGCGGCCCGGCGCGGTGTCGGTCTTCCTCGAGCCGGCGCACGGATCGATGCGCAACCACCTCACCGGACCGATCCGGGTGCTGGAGCCCCTGGGCGACCGCGTTCGGGTCCGGATCGATGCATCCGGGATCCCGTACGCCGCCGACATCACGCCTGCGGCGGCCGCTGAACTCGCCCTTCGCGTGGGTGCCGTCGTCACCTTGTCGGTGAAGGCCACCGAAACCATGGTCCTGGCCGAGGCCACTCCACGCGCGTCGGCCCCGACGACCGGGCTCTGA
- the glpX gene encoding class II fructose-bisphosphatase, with translation MSSLLPEPLTVAPTAPDRNLALELVRVTEAAAMAAAPWVGRGDKNGADGRAVNAMRVMVSTVSMNGVVVIGEGEKDEAPMLFNGEHVGDGTGPEVDVAVDPIDGTTLCAKGMNNAIAVLAVAPRGSMYDPSAVFYMEKLVTGPEAADVVDIRMPVADNINAVAKAKGMRPSEVTVTLLDRPRHAQIAEDVRAAGARIRFISDGDVAGALHAARSGSGVDLLLGIGGTPEGIIAAVAMKAMGGTIQGRLWPQNDEERQRALDAGHNLDSDFVLHTNDLVKGDDCFFVATGITDGDLMKGVHYEHGICITDSLVMRGRSGTIRKVTSEHQLAKLQAYSAIDFGR, from the coding sequence ATGTCGTCGCTTCTGCCTGAGCCGCTCACCGTCGCCCCGACCGCGCCGGACCGCAACCTCGCCCTCGAGCTGGTACGCGTCACCGAGGCCGCCGCGATGGCGGCAGCCCCGTGGGTGGGTCGTGGTGACAAGAACGGTGCCGACGGCCGTGCCGTCAACGCGATGCGGGTGATGGTCTCCACCGTCTCGATGAACGGCGTCGTGGTGATCGGTGAGGGCGAGAAGGACGAAGCCCCGATGCTCTTCAACGGCGAGCACGTCGGTGACGGCACCGGCCCCGAGGTCGACGTCGCGGTCGACCCGATCGACGGCACCACGTTGTGCGCCAAGGGCATGAACAACGCCATCGCCGTCCTCGCGGTCGCGCCGCGCGGCTCGATGTACGACCCGAGCGCCGTCTTCTACATGGAGAAGCTCGTGACCGGCCCCGAGGCCGCCGACGTCGTCGACATCCGGATGCCGGTCGCCGACAACATCAACGCCGTCGCCAAGGCGAAGGGCATGCGCCCCAGCGAAGTGACCGTGACCCTGCTCGACCGACCGCGTCACGCCCAGATCGCTGAGGACGTACGCGCTGCCGGCGCGCGGATCCGGTTCATCTCCGACGGCGACGTCGCCGGGGCGCTGCACGCCGCGCGCTCGGGCAGTGGTGTCGATCTGCTGCTCGGCATCGGCGGTACGCCGGAAGGCATCATCGCCGCCGTCGCGATGAAGGCCATGGGCGGCACCATCCAGGGCCGACTGTGGCCCCAGAACGACGAGGAGCGCCAGCGCGCACTCGACGCCGGCCACAACCTGGACAGCGACTTCGTGCTGCACACCAACGACCTGGTCAAGGGCGACGACTGCTTCTTCGTCGCCACCGGCATCACCGACGGTGACCTGATGAAGGGTGTGCACTACGAGCACGGCATCTGCATCACCGACTCGCTCGTCATGCGTGGCCGCAGCGGAACGATCCGCAAGGTCACCAGCGAGCACCAGTTGGCCAAGCTGCAGGCGTACTCCGCGATCGACTTCGGCCGCTGA
- a CDS encoding alpha/beta fold hydrolase, producing the protein MGVAVSEEQFAEVGDLSLCYQTFGDPADEPLLLIMGLGGPMTWWDPEFCTMLAERGFFVIRFDNRDIGRSTRLSGRVSLGMLVQAFLGLPVRAPYSLKDMAADAVGLLDALGIEAAHVTGVSMGGMIAQTIAIEFGDRVRSLTSIMSTTGNRLVGWQHPKIFPTLLQPARGREEYLKASESVLSRIASTDYPMAPDYNRNRAEVTWERGVNPAGVGRQMLAIITQPDRTTALGSLTMPVSVIHGLSDVMVNVSGGRATSRAIPGSELLLIKGMGHDIPRPLWPTFVSVIRRTASRATATESAA; encoded by the coding sequence GTGGGCGTCGCGGTCTCCGAGGAGCAGTTCGCCGAGGTCGGCGACCTGTCGCTCTGCTACCAGACCTTCGGGGATCCTGCCGACGAGCCGCTGCTGCTGATCATGGGACTCGGCGGCCCGATGACCTGGTGGGACCCGGAGTTCTGCACGATGCTCGCGGAGCGCGGCTTCTTCGTGATCAGGTTCGACAACCGTGACATCGGGCGGTCGACCCGGCTGTCCGGCCGGGTGAGCCTGGGCATGCTGGTCCAGGCCTTCCTCGGCCTACCCGTCAGGGCGCCGTACTCGCTCAAGGACATGGCCGCCGACGCGGTCGGTCTTCTCGACGCGCTCGGGATTGAGGCCGCTCACGTCACCGGCGTCTCGATGGGCGGCATGATTGCCCAGACAATCGCGATCGAGTTCGGTGACCGCGTACGCAGCCTGACCTCGATCATGTCGACCACCGGCAACCGGCTCGTCGGCTGGCAGCACCCGAAAATCTTCCCGACGCTGCTCCAGCCGGCCCGGGGGCGCGAGGAGTACCTCAAGGCCTCGGAGAGCGTCCTGAGCCGGATCGCGTCGACCGACTATCCGATGGCCCCGGACTACAACCGCAATCGCGCCGAGGTCACCTGGGAACGCGGTGTCAACCCGGCCGGCGTCGGTCGTCAGATGCTGGCGATCATCACCCAGCCCGACCGCACGACCGCGCTGGGATCACTCACGATGCCGGTCTCAGTGATCCACGGCCTGTCCGACGTGATGGTCAACGTCTCGGGTGGACGCGCCACGTCTCGGGCGATCCCCGGTTCGGAACTCCTGCTCATCAAGGGCATGGGCCACGACATCCCGCGGCCGCTGTGGCCCACGTTCGTGTCGGTGATCCGCCGGACGGCCTCGCGGGCAACCGCGACCGAGTCCGCCGCCTGA
- a CDS encoding holo-ACP synthase codes for MIRGIGVDLVDVARFEAALSRTPALLERAFTPAERDLPLASLAARFAAKEALAKALGVPAGLSWHEAEVTSGGAPIFVLTGAVAAAVGAGRVHLSLSHDAGLAAAHVLVEDPD; via the coding sequence GTGATCCGGGGGATCGGCGTCGATCTCGTCGATGTCGCGCGGTTCGAGGCGGCACTGTCGCGTACGCCTGCACTGCTCGAACGGGCCTTCACCCCGGCGGAACGGGATCTTCCGCTCGCCTCATTGGCGGCACGGTTCGCGGCGAAGGAGGCTCTCGCGAAGGCGTTGGGCGTACCGGCCGGTCTGTCGTGGCACGAGGCGGAGGTCACCTCCGGCGGTGCGCCGATCTTTGTATTGACCGGTGCTGTTGCTGCGGCGGTCGGTGCCGGGCGCGTGCATCTGAGTCTGAGCCACGACGCCGGGCTCGCCGCCGCCCATGTGCTCGTGGAGGACCCGGACTGA
- the glmS gene encoding glutamine--fructose-6-phosphate transaminase (isomerizing) → MCGIIGYVGNRSAEGVVVEGLRRMEYRGYDSAGIALVAGDVLRVQKKAGKLANLEKLLSEQPLPASTIAMGHTRWATHGGPTDRNAHPHVGRNGRVAVVHNGIIENFAELRAQLEDRGHNFSSDTDTEIAAHLVELEVEAGRSVEDALRTVAKRLVGSFTLLAMDALQPDTIAATRRNSPLVVGLGEGENFLGSDVAAFIEFTRNALELEQDQVVAIRAGSVTVTDLDGNPAEGKPFLVTWDLSAAQKDGYDWFMRKEIFEQPKAVADALLGRRGLNGQLALDEMRLSDEDVRDIDKIIIIACGTSFYAGMVAKYAIEHWCRIPVEVELSSEFRYRDPILDNGTLVVAISQSGETADTLQAIRHARVQKSKVLAICNTNGSTIPRESDAVIYTHAGPEIGVASTKGFLTQLVACYLLGLYLAQVRGVKFDDEIARILDQLDGIPAAIESVLADAESVYALARDYVSTKSVLFLGRHAGYPVALEGALKLKELAYIHAEGFAAGELKHGPIALVEEGLPIFCVIPPRGRDQLHEKMISGIQEVRARGARTICLAEEDDELIKPYADTLITLPKVPVLLQPLVATVPLQLFACELATAMGHDVDMPRNLAKSVTVE, encoded by the coding sequence ATGTGCGGAATCATTGGCTACGTCGGAAACCGTTCCGCCGAAGGTGTCGTGGTCGAGGGTCTGCGCCGGATGGAGTACCGCGGGTACGACTCCGCCGGGATCGCGTTGGTTGCTGGCGACGTGTTGCGGGTGCAGAAGAAGGCCGGCAAGCTCGCGAACCTCGAGAAGCTGCTCTCCGAGCAGCCGCTTCCGGCCTCGACGATCGCCATGGGTCACACCCGCTGGGCCACCCATGGCGGACCGACGGACCGCAACGCGCACCCGCACGTGGGGCGCAACGGTCGCGTTGCGGTGGTGCACAACGGCATCATCGAGAACTTCGCCGAGCTCCGCGCTCAGCTCGAGGACCGCGGGCACAACTTCTCCTCCGACACCGACACCGAGATCGCCGCACATCTCGTCGAGCTCGAGGTCGAGGCCGGACGGTCGGTCGAGGACGCCCTGCGTACGGTCGCCAAGCGCCTGGTCGGGTCCTTCACCCTGCTCGCCATGGACGCGCTCCAGCCGGACACCATCGCCGCCACCCGCCGCAACAGTCCGCTCGTCGTCGGCCTGGGTGAGGGCGAGAACTTCCTCGGCTCCGACGTGGCCGCATTCATCGAGTTCACCCGCAATGCGCTCGAACTCGAGCAGGACCAGGTCGTCGCGATCCGCGCCGGCTCCGTCACGGTGACCGACCTGGACGGGAACCCCGCCGAGGGGAAACCGTTCCTGGTCACCTGGGACCTGTCGGCCGCCCAGAAGGACGGTTACGACTGGTTCATGCGCAAGGAGATCTTCGAGCAGCCGAAGGCCGTGGCCGACGCGCTGCTCGGCCGTCGCGGCCTCAACGGGCAACTCGCGCTGGACGAGATGCGTCTGTCCGACGAGGACGTACGCGACATCGACAAGATCATCATCATCGCGTGTGGCACCTCGTTCTACGCCGGCATGGTGGCCAAGTACGCCATCGAGCACTGGTGCCGGATCCCGGTCGAGGTCGAGCTGTCCTCGGAGTTCCGTTATCGCGATCCGATCCTCGACAACGGGACGCTCGTCGTGGCGATCTCCCAGTCCGGGGAGACCGCTGACACCCTGCAGGCGATCCGGCACGCGCGGGTGCAGAAGTCCAAGGTGCTGGCGATCTGCAACACCAACGGCTCGACCATCCCGCGCGAGTCCGACGCAGTCATCTACACGCATGCAGGCCCGGAGATCGGTGTGGCCTCCACGAAGGGCTTCCTGACCCAGTTGGTGGCCTGTTACCTGCTGGGGCTGTATCTGGCGCAGGTGCGCGGGGTGAAGTTCGACGACGAGATCGCACGGATCCTCGACCAACTCGACGGCATCCCCGCTGCGATCGAATCGGTCCTCGCGGATGCTGAGTCCGTCTATGCCTTGGCGCGGGACTATGTGTCCACGAAGTCAGTGCTGTTCCTCGGTCGTCACGCCGGCTACCCGGTCGCGCTGGAGGGGGCGCTCAAGCTCAAGGAACTCGCGTACATCCACGCCGAAGGTTTCGCCGCGGGGGAGTTGAAGCACGGCCCGATCGCCCTGGTCGAGGAGGGTCTGCCGATCTTCTGTGTGATTCCGCCACGCGGTCGCGATCAGCTCCACGAGAAGATGATCTCCGGCATCCAGGAGGTACGCGCCCGTGGCGCCCGGACGATCTGCCTGGCCGAAGAGGACGACGAGCTGATCAAGCCGTACGCGGACACCTTGATCACCTTGCCGAAGGTCCCGGTGCTCCTGCAGCCCCTGGTCGCGACGGTGCCGTTGCAGCTGTTCGCGTGCGAGTTGGCCACCGCCATGGGCCACGACGTGGACATGCCGCGCAACCTCGCGAAGTCGGTCACCGTCGAGTGA
- a CDS encoding polysaccharide deacetylase, producing MRGRRTALTIAATATLLSGLLTGCGSTQHTSHPTTTPSTPSDESQVAAALRLAAEYDYPAAARLLKGDPSVAAHNALKAISLAQKRARPWPTPLEVSHLFYHSLIVDPARAFAKNQPQRVGYAQYMVTLSEFRAQLQQIYRHGYVLVHPQRLVAKDAAGTMRPATLMLPPGRKPLVLSIDDVNYYTYMDGAGFASNLTVSGGQVTNTYVDAQGVTHLGAYDVPTVIDEFVRQHPDFSYRGDKGSIAETGYNGVLGYRSSIREYGDTPHTREQAAQAKAVATALKAEGWHFASHSWGHISFTTSSMAQIQLDTKLWDAEVRPLVGRTDEFVYPFGADISGMATYSSANPKFHLLHDVEGYDYFFPIDATKASWSQLTPNSWRQARINIDGISMQRELSGMKTALENFFITRSTIDPLRPLPTPTGQTAQH from the coding sequence GTGCGAGGACGCCGTACCGCCCTGACCATCGCTGCCACCGCGACGCTCCTCAGCGGCCTGCTGACTGGGTGCGGGAGCACTCAGCACACATCGCATCCGACGACGACACCATCCACCCCATCGGACGAGTCGCAGGTCGCCGCCGCCTTGCGGCTCGCCGCAGAGTACGACTACCCGGCGGCGGCTCGTCTTCTCAAAGGCGACCCTTCGGTCGCGGCGCACAACGCCCTCAAGGCAATTTCTCTCGCGCAGAAGCGCGCTCGGCCATGGCCGACTCCACTGGAGGTCTCGCACCTCTTCTACCACTCGCTGATCGTCGACCCGGCCCGCGCATTTGCGAAGAACCAGCCCCAGCGTGTGGGCTACGCGCAGTACATGGTGACGCTGAGCGAGTTCCGGGCCCAGCTGCAGCAGATCTACCGGCACGGGTACGTGCTGGTGCACCCGCAGCGACTGGTCGCCAAGGACGCCGCCGGCACCATGCGGCCAGCCACGCTGATGCTCCCTCCAGGCCGGAAGCCACTGGTCCTGTCGATCGACGACGTGAACTACTACACCTACATGGACGGAGCCGGCTTCGCGTCGAACCTCACCGTGAGCGGGGGCCAGGTGACCAACACCTACGTCGACGCCCAGGGGGTCACACACCTGGGCGCGTACGACGTGCCGACCGTGATCGATGAGTTCGTGCGACAGCACCCCGACTTCTCCTACCGCGGGGACAAGGGCAGCATCGCGGAGACCGGCTACAACGGCGTCCTGGGCTATCGCAGCTCGATTCGGGAGTACGGGGACACACCGCACACGCGTGAGCAGGCTGCGCAGGCGAAGGCGGTCGCAACGGCACTCAAGGCCGAGGGATGGCATTTCGCCAGCCACAGTTGGGGCCACATCAGCTTCACCACCAGCTCGATGGCGCAGATCCAGTTGGACACCAAACTCTGGGACGCGGAAGTACGCCCCTTGGTCGGCCGGACGGACGAGTTCGTCTATCCGTTCGGCGCGGACATCAGCGGGATGGCGACGTACTCCTCGGCCAATCCCAAGTTCCACCTCCTCCACGACGTCGAGGGGTACGACTACTTCTTCCCGATCGATGCGACGAAGGCCTCGTGGTCGCAACTCACCCCGAATTCCTGGCGCCAGGCGCGGATCAACATCGACGGCATCTCGATGCAGCGAGAGCTGTCAGGCATGAAAACGGCGCTGGAGAACTTCTTCATCACCCGCAGCACCATCGATCCGCTGCGGCCCCTCCCGACGCCCACGGGGCAGACCGCCCAGCACTGA
- the coaA gene encoding type I pantothenate kinase encodes MSVESGQARLSAGEESSPYIEIDRDAWAQLAPGSVSPLSSEEIASLQGLGDYLDLHEVEQIYLPLSKLISLYAEAAGRLHRKQEEFLHDRIPARTPFVIGLAGSVAVGKSTAARVLAQTLAHWPQHPNVALVTTDGFLYPNSELARRGLMERKGFPESYDRRALMKFVVDIKSGREEVWAPKYSHLVYDVTDERTVIQRPDIVIVEGLNVLQPARVRDDGRAGLAVSDFFDFSIYVDAATNHIQDWYVQRFLRLRETSFRNPDSYFQKYAALTEDEAVEEALRIWGRINGPNLQENVLPTRSRATLVLRKDHDHSVRYVRLRKV; translated from the coding sequence ATGTCGGTCGAGTCGGGTCAGGCACGCCTGTCGGCAGGTGAGGAATCCTCCCCCTACATCGAGATCGACCGCGACGCCTGGGCCCAGCTGGCACCAGGATCCGTCAGCCCGCTGAGCTCGGAGGAGATCGCCTCCCTCCAAGGCCTCGGTGACTACCTGGACCTCCACGAGGTCGAGCAGATCTACCTGCCGCTGTCGAAACTGATCTCGCTGTACGCCGAGGCTGCCGGCCGGTTGCACCGCAAGCAGGAGGAGTTCCTCCACGACCGGATCCCGGCGCGTACGCCGTTCGTGATCGGGCTCGCCGGATCCGTGGCGGTCGGCAAGTCCACCGCGGCTCGCGTCCTGGCCCAGACGCTCGCCCATTGGCCGCAGCACCCGAACGTCGCCCTCGTGACCACGGACGGCTTCCTCTACCCCAACTCCGAGCTCGCGCGCCGCGGCCTGATGGAGCGCAAGGGCTTCCCCGAGTCGTACGACCGGCGGGCGCTGATGAAGTTCGTCGTCGACATCAAGTCCGGGCGCGAGGAGGTCTGGGCGCCGAAGTACTCACACCTGGTCTACGACGTGACGGACGAGCGGACCGTGATCCAGCGCCCCGACATCGTGATCGTCGAAGGCCTCAACGTGCTGCAGCCCGCGCGCGTACGCGACGACGGCCGCGCCGGCCTCGCGGTCTCGGACTTCTTCGACTTCTCCATCTACGTCGATGCGGCGACCAACCACATCCAGGACTGGTACGTCCAGCGGTTCCTGCGGTTGCGCGAGACCTCCTTCCGCAACCCCGACTCGTACTTCCAGAAGTACGCCGCTCTCACTGAGGACGAAGCCGTCGAGGAGGCGTTGCGGATCTGGGGTCGGATCAACGGGCCGAACCTCCAGGAGAACGTCCTGCCGACGCGCTCGCGAGCCACCCTGGTGCTGCGCAAGGACCACGACCACTCCGTGCGGTACGTCCGCCTGCGCAAGGTCTGA